From Zhongshania aliphaticivorans, one genomic window encodes:
- the aceK gene encoding bifunctional isocitrate dehydrogenase kinase/phosphatase yields the protein MTAVTRRLAMAILNGFDAFFAEYKNITLGAQARFEGADWHGAQKAMRDRLDLWKQKRRIVAEAAYTITGGSVEDRDNWEIAKQEYAELIQNHDNFEIAQSFFNSIYCYIFKHEKIRDVHTFALTSVEHCAPVSSESILRRYRFDGDNAVDITKSMLIDCEFNIPWEDLDRDVGFIMNVVNRELIPKIRDRSKDIYVETLESLFFRNKAAYLVGRIVSGDFTMPFVLPILHSENNSIFVDTVLSDPDDISILFSFSRSYFMVDTSVPSEYIAFLHRLMPHKEIFELYIAIGMPKHGKTEFYRFAVNETANSESPYIIAPGIKGMVMLVFTRPDFGYVYKVIKDRFTPPKDMSQEHVRKCYSLVKRWDRGGRMADTQEFNNLAFDRRRFSDELIAELEKEAPSKVSVSGNALLLKHVYIERKMIPLNLYLKDCNEQQLDSVMGEYGNAIKQLAAGNIFPGDMLLKNFGVTRHGRVVFYDYDEICPLTDCNFRSLPEPKNDEQAMASQPWYEVKPEDVFPEEFRLFFSGNQRAKKVFDSLHSDLYDPAYWRGLQETIRNGYVADVFPYRKKQRFQQRPH from the coding sequence ATGACCGCAGTTACCCGTCGCCTAGCCATGGCTATTCTCAATGGTTTCGATGCTTTTTTTGCCGAGTACAAAAACATCACCCTCGGCGCGCAAGCGCGTTTTGAAGGGGCCGACTGGCACGGTGCACAAAAAGCCATGCGTGATCGTTTAGATTTATGGAAACAAAAGCGCAGAATCGTTGCCGAAGCTGCATATACCATTACCGGCGGCAGTGTTGAAGATCGGGACAACTGGGAAATTGCCAAGCAGGAATACGCAGAGCTTATACAAAATCACGACAATTTTGAAATTGCGCAATCGTTTTTCAATTCGATTTATTGTTACATATTCAAGCATGAAAAAATCCGCGATGTGCACACCTTTGCCCTGACCTCAGTCGAACACTGCGCCCCAGTCTCAAGTGAGTCCATACTGCGCCGCTACCGCTTTGACGGTGACAATGCCGTCGATATCACCAAATCAATGCTCATTGACTGCGAGTTCAACATCCCCTGGGAAGATCTCGACCGCGACGTGGGCTTTATCATGAACGTCGTTAACCGCGAACTTATTCCCAAAATTCGAGATCGCAGCAAAGACATTTATGTCGAAACACTAGAGTCGTTATTTTTCCGCAACAAAGCCGCTTATTTGGTCGGCCGCATTGTCAGCGGCGACTTCACCATGCCCTTTGTACTGCCTATTTTACACAGCGAAAACAATTCCATATTCGTTGACACCGTACTCTCTGATCCCGATGACATCTCAATCTTATTCAGCTTTAGCCGAAGCTATTTTATGGTCGACACCTCGGTGCCATCAGAGTACATCGCCTTCTTACATCGGCTAATGCCCCACAAAGAGATCTTTGAGCTGTATATTGCCATCGGCATGCCCAAGCACGGTAAAACCGAGTTTTATCGCTTTGCGGTGAATGAAACTGCCAATAGCGAATCGCCGTATATCATTGCACCGGGCATTAAAGGCATGGTTATGCTGGTATTTACCCGCCCGGACTTTGGCTATGTGTACAAAGTAATTAAAGATCGCTTTACACCGCCCAAAGACATGAGCCAAGAGCATGTTCGCAAATGCTACAGTTTGGTAAAACGCTGGGATCGCGGCGGGCGCATGGCGGACACACAAGAATTCAATAATCTTGCTTTTGATCGCCGCCGCTTTTCCGACGAGCTTATTGCCGAATTAGAAAAAGAGGCGCCCTCAAAAGTTAGCGTTAGCGGCAATGCGCTGCTTCTAAAGCACGTATACATCGAACGTAAAATGATTCCCCTCAATCTTTACCTCAAAGACTGCAATGAGCAACAGCTCGACAGCGTGATGGGCGAATACGGCAATGCCATAAAGCAATTGGCAGCGGGCAATATCTTCCCCGGCGATATGTTACTCAAAAACTTTGGCGTTACCCGTCACGGCCGCGTGGTGTTTTACGACTACGATGAAATTTGTCCACTGACCGACTGCAACTTCCGCTCACTGCCCGAGCCGAAAAACGACGAGCAAGCCATGGCCAGCCAGCCCTGGTACGAGGTCAAACCAGAAGATGTATTCCCCGAGGAATTCCGTTTATTTTTCTCTGGTAACCAGCGCGCCAAAAAGGTGTTTGATTCATTGCACAGTGACCTCTACGACCCAGCCTACTGGCGTGGCCTGCAGGAAACCATACGCAATGGTTACGTCGCCGACGTATTCCCCTATCGGAAAAAGCAGCGTTTCCAACAACGACCACATTAA
- a CDS encoding LLM class F420-dependent oxidoreductase: MKLGLLLGYSGAKLSIPMDTVKHAETLGFDSVWTAEAYGSDAVTPAAWILAQTSKIKVGTAIMQMPARTPAMCAMTAMSLDQLSGGRFIVGLGASGPQVVEGWHGVPYGKPVTRTREYIKIMKEIFERKGPVTFDGKMYQMPYSGPGATGLGKPLKSILHGDPSIPIYTASITPAGVSASAEVADGVFPVWMSPEKYAVLEPSIEKGLEKSGRKKADFNVAPFVGVIMGDDLDGCRVFIKDFLALYIGGMGAKGKNFYTDYATRMGYGDAAEKIQDLYLAGKKEEARAAVPDALVDEVALVGPEARIRERAKDWNAASSRGEVDTMLLNCQQPEAMEILADCFL; this comes from the coding sequence ATGAAACTAGGACTATTACTGGGCTACTCTGGCGCAAAACTCTCTATTCCCATGGATACGGTTAAGCACGCCGAAACACTGGGTTTTGATTCGGTGTGGACAGCCGAAGCCTACGGTTCTGACGCCGTTACTCCGGCCGCGTGGATTTTAGCCCAGACTAGCAAAATTAAAGTCGGCACCGCCATTATGCAAATGCCGGCGCGAACCCCGGCCATGTGCGCCATGACCGCCATGAGCTTAGACCAACTCTCTGGCGGTCGCTTTATAGTTGGCCTCGGTGCATCAGGCCCACAGGTAGTCGAAGGCTGGCACGGCGTGCCCTACGGCAAGCCGGTGACCCGCACCCGTGAGTACATTAAAATTATGAAGGAGATTTTTGAGCGCAAGGGGCCAGTTACCTTCGACGGTAAGATGTATCAAATGCCCTATAGTGGCCCCGGCGCTACTGGTCTTGGCAAGCCCCTAAAATCCATACTTCACGGCGACCCAAGCATCCCGATCTACACCGCCTCAATTACCCCCGCTGGCGTGAGCGCCTCCGCTGAAGTCGCCGACGGCGTATTCCCCGTGTGGATGAGCCCAGAAAAATACGCTGTACTAGAACCCAGCATCGAAAAAGGCCTCGAAAAAAGCGGGCGCAAAAAAGCCGACTTTAATGTTGCACCCTTTGTTGGCGTCATTATGGGCGACGACCTCGACGGCTGCCGCGTATTTATTAAAGACTTCCTCGCACTTTACATTGGCGGCATGGGTGCCAAGGGTAAAAACTTTTACACCGATTACGCAACGCGCATGGGCTATGGCGATGCCGCTGAGAAAATCCAGGATCTTTATTTAGCGGGCAAAAAAGAAGAGGCTCGCGCCGCCGTACCCGACGCTCTAGTCGACGAAGTCGCGCTCGTTGGCCCTGAAGCGAGAATTCGTGAACGCGCCAAAGACTGGAACGCCGCGTCCAGCCGAGGCGAGGTTGATACCATGCTACTAAATTGTCAGCAGCCAGAAGCCATGGAAATTTTGGCGGATTGCTTCCTTTAG
- the rraA gene encoding ribonuclease E activity regulator RraA: protein MNTISTPDLCDEHGDNVRVLEVNFRHYGGKQHFWGEIVTIKCFEDNSKVAEVVKTPGNNRVLVVDGGASPRRSLLGDNLARAAADNGWRGIVIYGYLRDVEELANMPIGIMALGSVPRKTEKLGDGRCNIALEFGGTTLYPGEHLYADLSGAIISKQPLTDTL, encoded by the coding sequence ATGAATACGATATCCACCCCCGATCTCTGCGATGAACATGGCGATAACGTGCGCGTACTAGAGGTGAACTTCCGCCACTATGGCGGTAAACAGCATTTCTGGGGCGAAATCGTCACCATTAAATGCTTTGAAGACAACTCCAAAGTTGCCGAAGTGGTTAAAACACCGGGCAATAATCGCGTGCTCGTTGTCGATGGCGGCGCCTCACCGCGACGCTCACTACTCGGCGACAACCTTGCTCGCGCTGCAGCCGATAACGGCTGGCGCGGTATTGTAATCTACGGTTATCTGCGCGACGTGGAAGAGCTGGCCAACATGCCCATTGGCATCATGGCGCTGGGCAGCGTACCCCGCAAAACCGAAAAACTGGGCGACGGCCGTTGCAATATTGCACTGGAATTTGGCGGTACTACACTATACCCAGGCGAGCACCTATACGCCGACCTAAGCGGCGCAATCATTTCAAAGCAGCCACTGACAGACACGCTGTAA
- a CDS encoding isocitrate lyase yields MSTLQADIQAVASLKEQAGHSWDGINPEYVARMRAQNKFKTGLDIAKYTADIMRADMAAFDKDKTKYTQSLGCWHGFIGQQKMISIKKHFNGKTDRRYLYLSGWMVAALRSSFGPLPDQSMHEKTVVADLVRELYTFLRQADARELGGLFRALDAAREAGDTAEEAKIQDQIDNHVTHVVPIVADIDAGFGNAEATYLMAKQMIEAGACCLQIENQVADEKQCGHQDGKVTVPHADFHNKLRALRYAFLELGVDNGVIVARTDSEGAGLTKEIAVVKEPGDQGDIYNSFLDVEEINVADMAEGDVCFNRNGKLVRPKRLPSGLYQFREGTGHERCVFDCIEAINAGADLLWIETAVPTVHEIKGMMDEVRKVHPDAKLVYNNSPSFNWTLNFRQQTFDTWTAEGKDVSAYDRANLMSAEYDETELAAVADERIKTFQADTAREANVFHHLITLPTYHTAALSTDNLAKEYFGEQGMLGYVAGVQRKEIRQGIACVKHQNMSGSDMGDDHKEYYAGELALKAGGAKNTSNQFN; encoded by the coding sequence AAATACACTGCCGACATCATGCGTGCAGACATGGCCGCGTTTGACAAAGACAAAACCAAATACACTCAGTCTCTGGGTTGCTGGCATGGTTTTATTGGTCAGCAGAAGATGATTTCTATTAAGAAACACTTCAACGGTAAAACTGATCGTCGCTACTTGTACCTGTCTGGCTGGATGGTTGCCGCTCTGCGCTCGTCCTTTGGTCCCTTGCCTGACCAATCAATGCATGAAAAAACCGTTGTTGCCGACCTAGTACGCGAGCTCTACACCTTCCTGCGTCAAGCCGATGCACGTGAGCTGGGCGGTTTGTTCCGCGCTCTGGATGCTGCTCGCGAAGCTGGCGACACCGCTGAAGAAGCTAAGATCCAAGATCAAATCGACAACCATGTTACTCACGTAGTACCTATTGTTGCAGACATCGACGCTGGTTTCGGTAACGCTGAAGCGACTTACCTGATGGCCAAGCAAATGATCGAAGCTGGCGCTTGCTGCCTGCAGATCGAAAACCAAGTTGCTGACGAAAAGCAGTGCGGTCACCAAGACGGCAAAGTAACCGTACCCCACGCCGACTTCCACAATAAGCTGCGCGCATTGCGTTACGCTTTCTTAGAGCTGGGAGTCGACAACGGCGTTATCGTTGCACGTACTGACTCTGAAGGTGCTGGCCTGACCAAAGAAATCGCCGTTGTTAAAGAGCCAGGCGATCAGGGCGACATTTACAACTCGTTCTTAGACGTTGAAGAAATCAACGTAGCTGACATGGCTGAAGGCGACGTTTGCTTCAACCGTAACGGCAAGCTGGTTCGTCCCAAGCGTCTGCCTTCTGGCCTGTACCAGTTCCGCGAAGGCACTGGTCACGAGCGTTGCGTATTTGACTGTATCGAAGCTATCAATGCTGGCGCCGACCTGCTTTGGATCGAAACAGCCGTTCCAACCGTTCACGAAATCAAAGGCATGATGGACGAAGTTCGTAAAGTTCACCCAGATGCGAAGTTGGTTTACAACAACTCTCCTTCTTTCAACTGGACACTGAACTTCCGCCAGCAGACTTTCGATACTTGGACTGCTGAAGGTAAAGACGTATCTGCCTATGATCGTGCAAACCTGATGTCAGCTGAATACGACGAAACTGAATTGGCTGCCGTTGCTGATGAACGTATCAAGACTTTCCAGGCAGACACTGCCCGTGAAGCGAACGTATTCCACCACCTGATCACTCTGCCGACTTACCACACTGCAGCGCTGTCTACTGACAACCTCGCAAAAGAGTACTTCGGTGAGCAGGGCATGCTGGGTTATGTTGCTGGCGTACAGCGTAAAGAAATCCGTCAGGGTATCGCCTGTGTTAAGCACCAAAACATGTCTGGTTCAGACATGGGTGACGACCACAAAGAATACTACGCTGGCGAGCTTGCACTGAAAGCAGGCGGCGCGAAAAACACTTCTAACCAGTTCAACTAA